One genomic region from Erythrobacter mangrovi encodes:
- a CDS encoding pyridoxal phosphate-dependent decarboxylase family protein — protein sequence MSADPDCFAANEALELAAQLALEYRSGAAALDPGAAPRAEASGFDIPLPRRGREARKVIAALDAAARPGLTGSTKPGFMGWVIGGSHPAGIAADWLAATWGQNACLYDSSPAAAQAEAASAAWLLDVLDLPREASVGFTTGATMAAFTALAAARLAVLERAGHDFETKGLFGCPEVAIYISDDGHVTNYSVLRYLGFGDEQIRRIPSLADGTFDCTALEQAMRSDRVEARIVIAQAGQIMSGGFDDFTRVSALCREFGAWLHVDGAFGLWVRASRRLRHIAHNIDLADSWSVDGHKWLQIPYDCGFAIVRDQRCHRRAMAMQAGYLPDMRDTRNNADFVPELSRRARGFAVWAVMQSMGRLGIERMVEEHCNATHLLAQSLRHLPGVDVVNTVYLNQLAVAFTHEDADLTEMVASHLNATGRYFVRTADWRGRKLLRFSITCGATTDTFIRSLVGDVERFWLDLARRAA from the coding sequence GTGAGCGCGGACCCCGACTGCTTCGCCGCGAACGAGGCGCTAGAGCTGGCTGCACAGCTGGCGCTGGAATACCGCAGCGGGGCTGCGGCGCTCGATCCGGGTGCAGCGCCTCGCGCGGAAGCCTCGGGGTTCGATATCCCGTTGCCACGCCGCGGTCGCGAGGCGCGCAAGGTCATCGCGGCGCTCGATGCCGCCGCCAGGCCGGGACTGACTGGTTCGACCAAGCCGGGCTTCATGGGCTGGGTCATCGGCGGCTCGCATCCCGCGGGGATCGCCGCGGACTGGCTCGCCGCGACCTGGGGCCAGAACGCCTGCCTCTATGACAGTTCACCCGCCGCGGCGCAGGCCGAGGCGGCGAGCGCAGCCTGGCTGCTCGATGTGCTCGACCTCCCGCGCGAAGCCTCGGTCGGCTTCACCACCGGGGCGACCATGGCGGCCTTCACCGCGCTCGCGGCGGCGCGGCTGGCCGTGCTCGAGCGCGCGGGCCACGATTTCGAGACCAAGGGCCTGTTCGGCTGTCCTGAGGTGGCGATCTACATTTCCGACGATGGCCATGTGACCAATTACTCGGTGCTGCGCTATCTCGGCTTCGGCGATGAACAGATCCGCCGGATTCCCTCGCTGGCGGACGGGACCTTCGATTGCACTGCGCTCGAACAGGCGATGCGCAGCGACCGGGTCGAGGCGCGGATCGTCATCGCGCAGGCGGGGCAGATCATGTCCGGCGGGTTCGACGACTTCACCCGCGTGTCCGCGCTTTGCCGCGAATTCGGGGCCTGGCTCCACGTCGACGGCGCCTTCGGGCTGTGGGTGCGCGCCAGCCGCCGGCTGCGGCACATCGCCCACAATATCGACCTCGCCGACAGCTGGTCGGTCGATGGCCACAAATGGCTGCAGATTCCCTACGATTGCGGCTTCGCGATCGTGCGCGACCAGCGCTGCCACCGGCGCGCCATGGCGATGCAGGCGGGCTATCTTCCCGACATGCGCGATACGCGCAACAATGCGGACTTTGTCCCCGAACTCTCCCGCCGCGCCCGCGGCTTCGCCGTCTGGGCGGTGATGCAGAGTATGGGGCGGCTTGGCATCGAGCGGATGGTCGAAGAGCATTGCAACGCGACCCACCTTCTCGCCCAATCGCTGCGCCACCTGCCGGGCGTCGACGTGGTGAACACGGTGTACCTAAACCAGCTCGCGGTTGCGTTCACCCATGAGGATGCCGACCTGACGGAGATGGTTGCGTCGCATTTGAATGCGACCGGCCGTTACTTCGTCCGCACTGCCGATTGGCGCGGGCGCAAGCTGCTACGCTTCTCGATCACCTGCGGGGCAACGACCGATACCTTCATCCGCTCTCTGGTCGGAGATGTCGAGCGGTTCTGGCTGGATCTCGCACGCCGCGCCGCATGA
- a CDS encoding outer membrane protein — protein sequence MTTRLGALFIASIAFASFATPAMAEEFEGPFVGVAAGYNRDEIDFELNDGVGLPDEFSQDSAYFQLFAGYDFAVAPRVRLGVEAAIGVGADDQFGLSDSTASIDLDPDYTYEATGRIGYLVSENAMVFARGGYQVNRVEVALAEAGNSPFTGTGDIDGWLVGGGVEYAFGSKLRSRIEYRYSDLKNGGVSWDRHQVLAGVLWNF from the coding sequence ATGACTACCAGACTTGGCGCTCTCTTTATCGCGTCGATTGCCTTTGCATCGTTCGCCACACCCGCGATGGCAGAGGAATTTGAGGGACCGTTCGTCGGTGTGGCTGCGGGCTACAACCGTGACGAGATCGACTTCGAACTGAACGACGGTGTCGGACTGCCGGACGAATTCTCGCAAGATTCGGCCTATTTCCAGCTGTTTGCAGGCTATGATTTCGCCGTCGCACCGCGCGTGCGGCTTGGCGTCGAAGCCGCCATTGGAGTCGGCGCCGACGACCAGTTCGGACTGAGCGACAGCACTGCGTCGATCGACCTGGACCCGGACTATACCTACGAAGCAACCGGCCGCATCGGCTATCTTGTGAGCGAAAACGCGATGGTCTTTGCCCGCGGCGGCTATCAGGTCAATCGCGTCGAGGTCGCCTTGGCGGAAGCGGGAAATTCGCCGTTCACCGGCACAGGCGATATCGACGGCTGGCTCGTCGGCGGCGGCGTTGAGTACGCGTTTGGGTCGAAGCTGCGCAGCCGTATCGAGTATCGCTATTCCGATCTGAAGAACGGCGGTGTTAGCTGGGATCGCCACCAGGTTCTGGCCGGCGTTCTCTGGAACTTCTAA
- a CDS encoding AraC family transcriptional regulator, with translation MDLLSDILDSLSLQGQFYFRTCFSNPFSINVPDYASVIRFHYAVQGDCYVRTGDDPPVFLRQGDLVLVPGGAAHILSDTPDREPAPLDQVKADNEYDGGPVFVVGEGCENAATHLMCGHFDFAVGGSHPLLRSLPKLLHVSASMRSSAFWLDEALRLMARQMAEDNPGSMAVVRRMSEIIFIETVRSSAPQSPQLAGLMEALGDPKISRALQAMHHNVAANWTVEALAGEAAMSRSRFAARFQELVGCGPLTYLAEWRLQKACALLRQGQVSIQEVAGRIGYQSPAAFTRAFANMFGESPTSFRARLAA, from the coding sequence ATGGATTTGCTGAGCGACATTCTCGACTCGCTATCGCTGCAGGGGCAGTTCTATTTCCGCACCTGCTTCAGCAACCCGTTCTCGATCAATGTGCCCGACTATGCGTCGGTGATCCGTTTCCACTATGCTGTCCAAGGTGATTGTTACGTTCGCACGGGTGACGATCCGCCAGTTTTCCTGCGCCAGGGCGATCTGGTCCTCGTTCCAGGCGGGGCGGCCCACATCCTTTCCGATACGCCTGATCGCGAGCCTGCACCGCTTGATCAAGTCAAGGCCGACAATGAATATGACGGCGGTCCGGTGTTCGTCGTGGGTGAAGGTTGCGAGAACGCCGCGACCCACCTGATGTGCGGGCACTTCGATTTTGCTGTGGGCGGTAGCCATCCATTACTGCGATCGCTCCCCAAACTGCTTCACGTCAGCGCCAGCATGCGCAGCTCGGCGTTCTGGCTGGACGAGGCGCTGCGCCTGATGGCCCGGCAGATGGCAGAGGACAATCCCGGCTCGATGGCGGTCGTGCGGCGGATGTCCGAGATAATCTTCATCGAAACCGTCCGGTCCTCGGCACCGCAGTCGCCTCAGCTGGCGGGACTGATGGAGGCCTTGGGCGATCCCAAGATCTCGCGGGCCCTGCAGGCGATGCATCACAACGTCGCCGCCAACTGGACGGTCGAAGCGCTCGCCGGCGAGGCAGCGATGTCGCGCAGCCGCTTTGCCGCACGCTTCCAGGAGCTCGTCGGCTGCGGTCCACTCACCTATCTTGCGGAATGGCGCCTGCAGAAGGCCTGTGCGCTTCTGCGGCAGGGGCAAGTCTCAATTCAGGAAGTCGCGGGACGAATCGGCTATCAGTCGCCCGCCGCATTCACGCGCGCCTTTGCCAACATGTTTGGTGAATCGCCGACCAGTTTTCGTGCACGCCTTGCGGCGTAG
- a CDS encoding carboxymuconolactone decarboxylase family protein: MQRIEALPLDTQDAAVAGLFTAIKGKMGGVPNIMRTMAQSPAALEGYLGFSGALGNGRFTDAQRELAALAAASANSCDYCASAHSALGKMAGLDAADMQTVISGGQLASADGKIVETARKIVNQRGVLSDADVADFYSAGFDAGHLVELVAVTALNIFTNYFNHIAATEIDFPVVSTKAA, encoded by the coding sequence ATGCAAAGGATCGAAGCACTTCCCCTCGACACCCAGGATGCGGCTGTCGCTGGGCTCTTCACTGCCATCAAGGGCAAGATGGGTGGCGTGCCCAACATCATGCGCACCATGGCTCAGTCGCCTGCCGCGCTCGAAGGCTACCTCGGCTTCAGCGGCGCCCTCGGCAACGGCCGCTTCACCGACGCCCAGCGCGAACTCGCTGCTCTTGCCGCTGCCAGCGCCAACAGCTGCGACTACTGCGCTTCGGCTCACAGCGCGCTTGGCAAGATGGCTGGCCTCGACGCCGCCGATATGCAGACCGTCATCAGCGGCGGCCAGCTCGCTTCGGCCGACGGCAAGATCGTGGAAACCGCTCGCAAGATCGTCAACCAGCGCGGCGTGCTGAGCGACGCCGACGTTGCTGACTTCTATTCGGCTGGCTTCGACGCCGGTCACCTGGTGGAACTCGTCGCGGTTACCGCGCTGAACATCTTCACCAATTACTTCAACCACATCGCTGCGACCGAGATCGATTTCCCGGTCGTTTCGACAAAGGCTGCCTAA
- a CDS encoding uracil-DNA glycosylase family protein, translating into MTDETDTSDAALLGAIRSCSTCDTLPLGPRPILQWNRRAPILIAGQAPGSRTHHKGIPFDDPSGDRLRQWLGIDRDAFYDSSLFAVVPMAFCFPGSGERGDLPPPPQCAAQWRSRLLDRMDGVQLTIVLGRYAASWHGFDKKETLANLTGQWRETLPSAIVLPHPSPRNRMWFTRNPWFEAEVIPALRERVHALIAAA; encoded by the coding sequence ATGACAGACGAAACGGACACGAGCGATGCGGCATTGCTTGGTGCTATCCGTTCCTGCAGCACCTGCGATACTCTGCCATTGGGCCCACGCCCGATCCTGCAATGGAACCGGCGGGCTCCCATCCTGATTGCCGGCCAGGCGCCAGGCAGCCGCACACATCACAAGGGAATTCCCTTCGACGATCCGTCAGGCGACCGGCTACGCCAATGGCTGGGGATCGACCGTGATGCATTCTACGACAGTTCGCTGTTTGCCGTCGTCCCGATGGCCTTTTGCTTCCCAGGGTCCGGGGAGCGGGGCGACCTTCCACCGCCCCCGCAATGTGCCGCTCAATGGCGCAGCAGGCTGCTGGATCGGATGGACGGTGTACAGCTGACGATCGTCCTCGGGCGCTATGCGGCGAGTTGGCACGGCTTCGACAAGAAGGAGACACTGGCGAACTTGACGGGCCAGTGGCGTGAGACGTTGCCATCCGCCATCGTCCTGCCCCACCCCAGTCCGCGAAACCGCATGTGGTTCACCCGCAACCCTTGGTTCGAAGCCGAAGTGATCCCGGCCTTGCGCGAACGAGTGCACGCACTGATCGCTGCGGCCTAG
- a CDS encoding amidohydrolase family protein, with the protein MTAGAAVALAWSVQARASSTNDAQPYACGSAGESLLIEGVTTVDFRGERPDVRSGVSVLVQGGRIARIVDHASEIDDDVTVVDGTGLTMIPGLYDMHAHVWDQTELAAQLMHGVTTVRNLSGMPFHLRLSQQVEQGEVCGARLLTSGPILNSAGPDAQIYHQIVSTAEEARAAVRQQYQVGYRRIKVYSNLAPDAFAAASDEAAGLGMAITGHTPEGKRTFDTNGHISFELDFEKVMQVPFETVEHVESLAWHGLHGEIDPAGARSIARQLAEKGQTVTPTLIAHQNLVEVAQSGGAYAYRAGIGTMSPLARLVAGQSIARWSQEDPRRERERAEFYQAFTRMLDEEGVQIVAGSDSGIFVNVPGLSLIEEVELLAEALQSPFKAIKAATATPASVLGLAGRSGCVAASCAADLVLYRCNPLQDPRCLRQPEAVIFRGHLIDAEELRGQTGLASLANAHDNERTFANVFEGFAAQGNPITPEQLGAAIGGK; encoded by the coding sequence TTGACCGCCGGTGCCGCCGTCGCGCTGGCTTGGTCCGTGCAGGCGCGTGCAAGTTCGACAAACGACGCGCAGCCGTATGCCTGTGGATCGGCAGGTGAAAGCTTGCTTATCGAAGGCGTGACGACCGTCGATTTTCGCGGCGAAAGGCCGGACGTCCGGTCCGGCGTCTCGGTCTTGGTGCAGGGTGGCCGGATCGCGCGGATCGTCGACCACGCGAGCGAGATCGACGACGACGTCACAGTCGTCGATGGCACGGGCCTCACCATGATCCCCGGCCTCTATGACATGCATGCCCATGTCTGGGATCAGACCGAGCTGGCGGCGCAGTTGATGCATGGCGTCACCACGGTGCGCAATCTTTCGGGCATGCCGTTCCACCTGCGCCTCAGCCAGCAGGTTGAGCAGGGTGAAGTCTGCGGAGCAAGGCTGCTTACGTCGGGTCCGATCCTCAACAGCGCCGGGCCCGATGCCCAGATCTACCACCAGATCGTCAGCACCGCCGAAGAAGCACGCGCCGCCGTGCGCCAGCAGTATCAGGTCGGGTACCGTCGGATAAAGGTCTACTCCAACCTCGCTCCCGATGCCTTTGCCGCCGCCAGCGACGAAGCTGCCGGTCTCGGAATGGCCATCACCGGGCATACCCCCGAAGGCAAGCGGACGTTCGACACTAACGGCCATATTTCGTTCGAACTCGATTTCGAGAAGGTCATGCAGGTCCCGTTCGAAACCGTCGAACATGTGGAATCGCTGGCCTGGCACGGGCTGCACGGCGAAATCGATCCTGCGGGTGCGCGGAGCATTGCCCGCCAGCTCGCGGAGAAGGGGCAAACCGTCACGCCCACGCTGATCGCCCACCAGAACCTGGTAGAAGTTGCGCAATCGGGCGGCGCCTATGCCTATCGCGCGGGTATCGGCACCATGTCACCGCTGGCGCGCCTGGTTGCGGGTCAGTCGATCGCCCGCTGGTCGCAGGAGGACCCCCGGCGTGAGCGCGAGCGTGCCGAATTCTACCAGGCTTTCACCCGCATGCTCGATGAAGAAGGCGTCCAGATCGTCGCCGGAAGCGATTCCGGTATCTTCGTCAATGTGCCGGGCCTGTCGCTGATCGAAGAGGTCGAGCTGCTGGCGGAGGCCCTGCAGTCGCCATTCAAGGCGATCAAGGCAGCGACCGCGACGCCAGCCAGCGTACTGGGCCTTGCCGGCCGATCCGGCTGCGTTGCGGCAAGTTGTGCCGCCGACCTGGTCCTTTATCGCTGCAATCCGCTCCAGGACCCTCGCTGCCTGCGCCAGCCCGAAGCGGTGATCTTTCGCGGGCATCTGATCGATGCCGAGGAATTGCGCGGCCAAACCGGGTTAGCGTCGCTGGCCAATGCGCACGACAATGAGCGGACATTCGCCAACGTCTTCGAAGGCTTTGCCGCCCAGGGCAATCCGATCACCCCCGAGCAGCTGGGCGCCGCAATCGGCGGCAAATGA
- a CDS encoding aldo/keto reductase, with product MTQLPPPPTSRLLGGSAIEISPFAWGMWRLTENGRTVAEAASLVHAALDAGITLLDTADIYGFNGKDGFGDAEALLGEVLVAEPALRGRMVLATKGGIMPPLPYDQSAAYLPGAIDASLRRLRVDTIDLYQIHRPDILAHPQEVARTLEDAVSAGKIRALGVSNFTQAQIEALAHFLDTPLAASQPEISPLKIDCFENGELDQAMRLGFTPLAWSPIGGGRLLAPKSERDKAVASELDRIAMEQGVTRPVAAYSWLMAHPAGIVPIIGSQNAARIAECVQALAMRWTRQDWYAVLVAARGAKMP from the coding sequence ATGACGCAACTACCACCACCGCCTACATCGCGTCTACTCGGCGGGAGCGCTATCGAAATCAGCCCGTTCGCCTGGGGTATGTGGCGCCTGACCGAGAATGGCCGCACCGTCGCAGAAGCGGCAAGCCTGGTGCACGCAGCGCTCGACGCCGGGATCACCCTGCTCGATACGGCCGATATCTATGGCTTCAATGGCAAGGACGGCTTCGGCGACGCGGAAGCCTTGCTTGGCGAGGTACTGGTTGCCGAACCCGCGCTGCGCGGCCGCATGGTGCTGGCGACCAAGGGCGGGATAATGCCGCCACTGCCATACGATCAGTCGGCCGCGTACCTGCCAGGGGCGATTGACGCGTCGTTGCGACGGCTACGGGTCGATACAATCGACCTCTACCAGATCCATCGCCCCGATATCCTTGCACACCCACAGGAGGTAGCTCGCACGCTGGAGGATGCGGTGTCGGCGGGCAAGATCCGCGCGCTCGGCGTTTCCAACTTCACTCAGGCGCAGATTGAGGCGCTGGCGCATTTTCTCGACACGCCACTGGCTGCGAGCCAGCCCGAGATTAGTCCGCTGAAGATCGATTGCTTTGAGAACGGCGAACTCGACCAGGCGATGCGCCTTGGCTTCACGCCGCTCGCCTGGTCGCCAATCGGCGGCGGGCGGTTGCTTGCCCCAAAGAGCGAGCGCGACAAGGCGGTAGCCAGCGAACTCGACAGGATTGCCATGGAGCAGGGCGTCACCCGTCCGGTCGCGGCGTACAGTTGGTTGATGGCACATCCGGCGGGGATTGTCCCAATCATCGGTTCGCAGAATGCCGCGCGGATCGCGGAGTGCGTGCAGGCGTTGGCCATGCGCTGGACTAGGCAGGATTGGTATGCCGTCCTCGTTGCTGCGCGAGGCGCGAAGATGCCCTAA
- the glpD gene encoding glycerol-3-phosphate dehydrogenase has protein sequence MKADDVPTIYDVAVIGGGINGCGIARDAAGRGASVVLLEAGDLARGTSSASSKLIHGGLRYLEHYEFGLVRESLSERERLWAIAPHIIWPMRFVLPYVQGLRPRWLLRLGLFLYDHIGGRKELKATESIALDRHPAGAPLKPEFVKGFVYSDCWADDARLVVLNARDAANRGAEVRTHYRVTSFKREGDIWHVEAGGETFHARALVNAGGPSALDVLKAGQVPDASKMRLVRGSHIVVRKLFDHDNAYFFQLPDGRIFFAIPYEEDFTLIGTTDADHHGPLDHVEASAEEIAYLCEGANRFFRHQIAPADVIWSYAGVRPLVEDGSGRPEAATRGYRLELSDRHEGAPLLNVFGGKLTTYRHLSEEAVDLLGERLELEDRSGWTGDVALPGGDFVHGTIDALIGRIAARYPFLEPQSVRRMAHAYGTTTFEILGDAASLAECGTHFGHGLTQREVDYLCNREWARSAQDILWRRTKLGLRLSPHEAAVLADYCNERIAA, from the coding sequence ATGAAAGCTGACGACGTCCCCACAATTTACGATGTCGCCGTGATCGGTGGCGGCATCAACGGTTGCGGCATTGCCCGCGACGCTGCCGGGCGTGGGGCCAGTGTAGTGTTGCTCGAAGCCGGCGACCTGGCGCGGGGAACTTCCTCCGCCTCGTCGAAGCTGATCCATGGCGGACTGCGCTATCTCGAACATTACGAATTCGGGCTGGTGCGTGAATCACTGTCGGAGCGCGAGCGCCTGTGGGCAATCGCGCCGCACATCATCTGGCCGATGCGCTTCGTCCTGCCCTATGTGCAGGGCCTGCGCCCGCGCTGGCTGCTGCGGCTGGGCCTGTTCCTCTATGACCACATCGGCGGCCGCAAGGAGCTGAAGGCGACCGAAAGCATCGCCCTCGATCGCCATCCGGCCGGGGCACCGCTCAAACCCGAATTCGTCAAGGGCTTCGTCTATTCGGATTGCTGGGCCGACGATGCGCGACTGGTGGTGCTGAATGCCCGCGATGCGGCGAACCGCGGGGCGGAGGTGCGCACGCACTACCGGGTGACGAGCTTTAAGCGCGAAGGCGATATCTGGCATGTCGAGGCCGGGGGTGAGACCTTCCATGCCCGTGCGCTGGTCAACGCCGGCGGCCCCAGCGCGCTCGACGTGCTCAAGGCGGGGCAGGTGCCCGATGCCAGCAAGATGCGGCTGGTGCGCGGCTCGCACATCGTGGTGCGCAAGCTGTTCGACCACGACAATGCCTACTTCTTCCAGCTGCCCGATGGGCGGATCTTCTTCGCCATTCCCTATGAGGAGGATTTCACCTTGATCGGGACGACCGATGCAGACCATCACGGCCCGCTGGACCATGTCGAGGCGAGCGCGGAGGAGATTGCCTATCTCTGCGAAGGCGCCAACCGCTTCTTCCGCCACCAGATTGCGCCTGCGGACGTGATCTGGAGCTATGCCGGGGTGCGTCCGCTGGTCGAAGATGGATCGGGGCGGCCAGAGGCCGCGACGCGCGGCTATCGCCTCGAACTTTCGGACCGGCACGAAGGCGCGCCATTGCTCAATGTGTTCGGCGGAAAGCTGACGACATACCGCCATCTGTCTGAGGAAGCGGTCGACCTGCTGGGCGAAAGGCTGGAGCTTGAGGACCGCTCGGGCTGGACGGGCGACGTGGCGCTGCCGGGCGGCGATTTCGTGCATGGAACGATCGATGCGCTGATCGGCCGAATTGCCGCACGCTATCCCTTCCTCGAACCGCAGAGCGTTCGCCGCATGGCACATGCCTATGGCACGACGACCTTCGAAATCCTCGGCGATGCCGCCAGCCTTGCCGAATGTGGTACGCATTTCGGCCATGGGCTTACCCAGCGCGAAGTCGACTACCTGTGCAACAGGGAATGGGCGCGCTCGGCGCAGGACATCCTCTGGCGGCGTACCAAGCTGGGTCTGCGCCTATCCCCCCATGAGGCCGCGGTGTTGGCCGACTATTGCAACGAAAGGATTGCGGCATGA
- a CDS encoding NADPH-dependent FMN reductase produces MTLRIVAIGGTVYPGSTTEMALRYAARPSIEAGAEVTVFGGEYLGALPHYRGTGHGETSGTELVEAVRSADGLIVAAPGYHGTISGLVKNALDYLEDLSKDERPYLHERPVGLIATAYGDQAAMGTLLTMRGIVHALRGWPTPLGVTLRTAEQLFSTDGECIDDRAREQLRLVGEQVISAAGKFAAGSNYA; encoded by the coding sequence ATGACGCTGCGCATCGTCGCCATCGGCGGCACGGTCTATCCCGGCAGCACGACCGAAATGGCGCTGCGCTATGCTGCGCGCCCCTCGATCGAGGCCGGGGCCGAGGTAACCGTCTTCGGCGGTGAATACCTCGGCGCGCTACCGCACTATCGCGGCACCGGCCATGGCGAGACGAGCGGCACCGAACTGGTCGAAGCGGTTCGTTCAGCCGATGGCCTGATCGTCGCGGCGCCAGGCTATCACGGGACAATCTCGGGCCTGGTCAAGAATGCGCTCGACTATCTCGAAGACCTCTCGAAGGACGAAAGGCCCTACCTCCATGAACGCCCGGTGGGCCTTATCGCCACCGCCTATGGCGACCAGGCGGCGATGGGAACCCTGCTGACCATGCGGGGGATCGTCCACGCGCTGCGCGGCTGGCCGACTCCTTTGGGGGTGACGCTGCGCACGGCGGAACAACTCTTCTCGACCGACGGCGAATGTATCGATGACCGTGCGCGCGAACAGCTGCGTTTGGTTGGCGAGCAGGTGATTTCAGCGGCGGGCAAGTTCGCTGCGGGGAGCAACTATGCCTAG
- a CDS encoding TetR family transcriptional regulator, which produces MTRIAVSEAKRAPNKTRMRIIEAARELMIEHDHLDISIAEITERAEANIAAVSYHFGGREGLMVSIARADADELIADMDRLLAASMSPDQKLYAHVLGVVRAYQRRPYLHRLLHKLLREGSSETATLVGEFFVRPVYNARRAILDDGMAQGCFRAVDPFLVAHALEGACAQIFTSAASRAVVLGIDRLDCEMVERFGRSTAELVVRGVLSPQALATRGNS; this is translated from the coding sequence GTGACCCGGATCGCGGTGAGCGAGGCGAAGCGCGCGCCCAACAAGACCCGCATGCGGATCATCGAAGCGGCGCGCGAACTGATGATCGAGCACGACCACCTCGACATTTCGATCGCCGAGATTACCGAGCGGGCCGAAGCGAATATCGCGGCCGTTAGCTACCACTTCGGCGGGCGCGAAGGGCTGATGGTCTCGATCGCCCGCGCCGATGCCGATGAACTGATCGCCGACATGGACAGGCTGCTCGCCGCATCGATGTCGCCCGACCAGAAGCTCTACGCGCATGTCCTCGGCGTGGTGCGTGCCTACCAGCGGCGACCCTATCTCCATCGACTGCTGCACAAGCTGCTGCGCGAAGGGTCGAGCGAGACTGCGACGCTGGTCGGCGAATTCTTCGTCCGCCCAGTCTACAACGCGCGGCGTGCAATCCTCGACGACGGGATGGCGCAGGGCTGCTTCCGCGCCGTCGATCCATTCCTTGTCGCGCACGCTCTGGAGGGCGCCTGCGCACAGATTTTCACCTCAGCCGCTTCGCGGGCAGTCGTGCTTGGTATCGATCGGCTCGACTGCGAAATGGTCGAGCGGTTCGGACGCAGCACCGCCGAGCTCGTGGTGCGAGGGGTATTGTCGCCGCAGGCCCTTGCCACTCGCGGCAACAGCTAG
- a CDS encoding CaiB/BaiF CoA transferase family protein, whose translation MAPGDGQKMLTGIKVVDLTSVVFGPYCTQMLTDLGAEVTKVENPQIGDPFRYASPPAATPGMGPGFIAINRGKKSVTLNLKDQADKATMLDLLRDADVFVCNVRGKAMERLGLDYESLRAINPELIYVHCVGFGQDGPYADLQAYDDVIQAASGTATLLPRVDGDPRARYLPSLIADKVAGLHAAHAALAAIVHKLRTGRGQHVEVPMFETFTSFMLLEHLGGLTFDPPNAPVCYKRQIEPDRQPFPTKDGYISIVPYIDGSWQKVLDLLGDSSILERPEYADTASRFRNIEGLYREMARLTAGFTTEELLALLQQADVPAQPVRDIGDILDDPHLAATGFFRRRNHPSEGTVVEMHPPFAFGDFDFPDHAPTPRLGEHNAELGR comes from the coding sequence ATGGCACCCGGCGATGGCCAGAAGATGCTGACCGGCATCAAGGTCGTCGACCTCACCAGCGTGGTCTTCGGCCCCTATTGCACCCAGATGCTGACCGACCTCGGCGCCGAGGTGACCAAGGTCGAGAACCCGCAGATCGGCGATCCTTTCCGCTATGCCAGCCCACCCGCGGCGACCCCGGGCATGGGCCCGGGCTTCATCGCCATCAACCGCGGCAAGAAATCGGTCACGCTCAACCTCAAGGACCAAGCCGACAAGGCGACGATGCTCGACCTGCTGCGCGACGCGGACGTTTTCGTGTGCAATGTCCGCGGCAAGGCGATGGAGCGGCTTGGACTAGACTACGAAAGCCTGCGTGCGATCAACCCTGAACTGATCTACGTCCATTGCGTGGGCTTCGGGCAGGATGGCCCCTATGCCGACCTGCAGGCCTATGACGACGTAATCCAGGCGGCCAGCGGCACCGCCACGCTGCTGCCGCGCGTCGACGGCGACCCGCGCGCCCGCTACCTACCCTCGCTGATCGCAGACAAGGTTGCGGGCCTCCATGCCGCGCACGCGGCGCTCGCCGCGATCGTGCACAAGCTGCGCACGGGGCGCGGGCAGCATGTCGAAGTGCCGATGTTCGAGACCTTCACCAGCTTCATGTTGCTGGAACACCTCGGCGGGCTGACCTTCGATCCGCCCAATGCGCCGGTGTGTTACAAGCGCCAGATTGAACCCGATCGCCAGCCCTTCCCCACAAAGGACGGCTATATCTCGATCGTCCCCTATATCGACGGCTCGTGGCAGAAGGTGCTCGACCTGCTTGGCGACAGCAGCATCCTCGAACGGCCCGAATATGCCGATACCGCTTCGCGCTTTCGCAATATCGAGGGGCTCTATCGCGAGATGGCCCGGCTGACGGCGGGCTTCACCACCGAGGAACTGCTCGCACTGCTGCAACAGGCGGACGTCCCGGCACAGCCGGTGCGCGATATCGGCGATATCCTCGACGATCCGCACCTGGCGGCAACCGGCTTCTTCCGACGCCGGAACCACCCCAGCGAAGGCACGGTGGTGGAAATGCATCCGCCCTTCGCTTTTGGCGATTTCGACTTTCCCGACCACGCGCCGACCCCGCGGCTGGGCGAACACAATGCGGAGCTGGGTCGGTGA